A genomic segment from Calditrichota bacterium encodes:
- a CDS encoding response regulator, translated as MAEKVLIVEDENIIALELTWQLEGLGYQVVGVISRGKEAIYRAAEKKPDLILMDIRLKGELDGFQTAEAIQAQSNIPIVYLSALVDDKMLERFKSDKSASFYLPKPFTEGELKETIENVLHGNTNCKNLTFSKPIQA; from the coding sequence ATGGCGGAGAAAGTTCTGATTGTTGAAGATGAAAACATCATTGCCCTGGAACTCACATGGCAGTTGGAGGGTTTGGGCTATCAAGTTGTCGGCGTTATTTCGCGCGGCAAAGAGGCGATTTATCGCGCGGCAGAAAAGAAGCCGGATTTGATTTTAATGGATATCCGTCTCAAAGGCGAACTGGACGGATTTCAAACTGCGGAAGCAATTCAGGCGCAGTCAAATATTCCCATTGTGTATCTCTCGGCGCTCGTTGATGATAAGATGCTCGAGCGGTTTAAAAGTGACAAGAGCGCTTCTTTTTATCTTCCCAAACCATTTACCGAAGGAGAACTAAAGGAGACGATTGAAAATGTTTTACATGGAAACACCAATTGTAAAAATTTGACTTTCAGTAAGCCCATTCAGGCTTAG